A window from Syntrophorhabdales bacterium encodes these proteins:
- a CDS encoding Xaa-Pro peptidase family protein: MFSGAERARREKAIRGVMEAKGLKALVLIGDTNVGSEYLGDFRYYVDNRIIAGQQVAVLFPQAEPVLFMGTAIQQQAASRRSSVKDCRVSDNVLADAAGLLKERNIVKGSVGISFAMLSVPMYNYLKAELPGIDWVETHQEIFEIRIHHSSEEADLFRKCGSVGAGEFEAAVKMIKPGVTEYEIAAAIEEYGRVRGAEQHFTLVGSGKYAPGEANGLPLPYSPSSRRVEKGDSVVMEITPRVEGYWTQIVRTVNVITPNAELEKLYRVSRYAIKKGLEVFKPGKTIRDVVLAMDAHVKESGYLFRPPTGHVCGVDLIEGRVSAQNTRVLDPGTAVIIHPTVATPDGRNTFFWGETYLVTESGHERLNPVTDELLTLK; the protein is encoded by the coding sequence ATGTTCAGTGGTGCAGAAAGGGCGCGGAGAGAGAAAGCCATTCGCGGGGTGATGGAAGCCAAAGGGCTCAAGGCACTCGTGCTTATAGGCGACACGAACGTAGGTAGCGAGTATCTTGGCGATTTTCGGTACTACGTCGACAATAGGATCATTGCAGGGCAGCAGGTGGCAGTACTTTTTCCGCAGGCTGAGCCGGTGCTCTTCATGGGGACGGCCATTCAGCAACAGGCAGCCTCACGCAGGTCTTCCGTAAAGGATTGCCGCGTGAGCGACAATGTGCTGGCCGACGCGGCGGGTCTCCTCAAAGAGCGCAACATTGTGAAGGGTAGCGTGGGCATCAGCTTCGCGATGCTTTCCGTACCGATGTATAACTATCTCAAGGCTGAACTTCCAGGTATCGACTGGGTCGAGACGCATCAGGAGATTTTCGAGATTCGTATTCACCACAGCTCCGAGGAAGCAGATCTTTTCCGGAAATGCGGGAGTGTAGGCGCCGGGGAATTCGAAGCCGCTGTCAAAATGATTAAGCCCGGTGTCACTGAATATGAGATCGCTGCAGCCATCGAGGAGTACGGACGTGTCAGGGGAGCAGAGCAGCATTTTACCCTTGTTGGCTCCGGCAAATACGCGCCCGGAGAGGCGAATGGTCTTCCTCTGCCTTATTCACCTTCGTCTCGTCGCGTGGAGAAGGGGGACAGTGTAGTGATGGAGATCACGCCGAGGGTAGAAGGTTACTGGACACAGATCGTGCGCACGGTGAACGTGATCACCCCTAACGCAGAGCTGGAAAAGCTTTACCGTGTGAGCCGCTATGCCATAAAGAAGGGGCTCGAAGTTTTCAAGCCTGGTAAGACAATAAGGGATGTTGTGCTGGCTATGGATGCGCACGTGAAAGAGTCTGGTTATCTTTTCAGGCCGCCGACAGGCCATGTATGTGGCGTGGACCTCATCGAGGGGCGCGTCTCTGCGCAAAACACGAGAGTGCTTGATCCTGGGACTGCTGTGATCATTCACCCTACGGTGGCCACACCGGACGGAAGAAACACGTTTTTCTGGGGAGAAACGTATCTTGTGACAGAATCAGGACATGAAAGGCTCAACCCGGTAACCGATGAGCTGCTGACATTGAAATGA
- a CDS encoding M24 family metallopeptidase, whose amino-acid sequence MAYDPKETLTLAPSDQELARRWKAVRTRMEAEKIDVLIMQNSNQWLGGYIQWFADVPARNGYPVTVIFPLKEEMTTITCGGKPPFDFGPPAWTMRGVKNRLVAPYFPSMYYSNEYDAELAVQALQAWKDGTIGLVNTATMGGMFLEYLHKKLPNTKFVDATELVDRIKAIKSEEEIGFLMKTIALQDEAMAYARTVIKPGRKDFEIVADVVHKCVLLGSEEQLVIGGSAPFGIPNPPLKRHYQNRTVREGDQFTLMIEVNGPGGMYGEAGRCFFVGEVPSQLHDANELCKEAQAFTVKMLKPGADPKDIWDAYNEFLKSKGQLPESRLYAHGQGYDLVERPAIRDDEPMKLAANMNITIHPTITDGKIWVSVWDNWLITEKGPSERLHKTPQQIFSV is encoded by the coding sequence ATGGCATACGATCCCAAAGAGACGCTCACCCTGGCTCCATCTGACCAGGAACTCGCGCGGCGCTGGAAAGCGGTTCGGACCCGCATGGAGGCCGAGAAAATCGACGTCCTGATAATGCAGAATTCCAACCAGTGGCTGGGCGGCTACATCCAATGGTTTGCTGATGTCCCCGCGCGTAACGGCTACCCTGTGACGGTAATTTTTCCCCTTAAAGAGGAGATGACCACCATCACGTGCGGAGGCAAGCCGCCGTTTGATTTTGGCCCACCAGCGTGGACTATGCGGGGCGTGAAGAACAGGCTGGTCGCTCCCTATTTTCCGAGCATGTACTACAGCAATGAATATGATGCGGAGTTGGCTGTGCAGGCATTACAGGCCTGGAAGGATGGCACCATCGGCCTGGTCAATACGGCGACGATGGGCGGCATGTTTTTGGAATATTTGCATAAGAAACTTCCGAACACGAAATTTGTCGATGCCACCGAACTGGTGGATCGGATCAAAGCAATAAAGAGCGAAGAAGAGATCGGCTTCCTCATGAAGACCATAGCCCTTCAGGATGAAGCAATGGCCTATGCGCGAACCGTCATAAAGCCCGGCAGAAAGGATTTCGAGATAGTGGCTGATGTTGTCCACAAATGCGTGCTCCTCGGAAGCGAAGAGCAGCTTGTGATTGGCGGCTCTGCGCCCTTCGGCATTCCGAACCCCCCGTTGAAACGCCATTACCAGAACCGTACGGTAAGAGAGGGCGATCAGTTCACGCTCATGATCGAAGTGAATGGCCCGGGGGGCATGTACGGCGAGGCAGGACGTTGTTTCTTCGTTGGTGAAGTGCCGTCTCAGCTTCACGATGCAAACGAGCTGTGTAAGGAGGCGCAGGCGTTCACCGTGAAGATGCTCAAGCCCGGCGCAGACCCGAAGGACATATGGGATGCCTACAATGAGTTCTTGAAAAGTAAGGGACAGCTGCCAGAATCGAGACTGTATGCGCACGGCCAAGGCTATGATCTGGTCGAACGTCCTGCGATTCGTGACGATGAGCCTATGAAGCTTGCTGCAAACATGAACATTACAATCCATCCGACGATCACGGATGGTAAAATCTGGGTCTCGGTGTGGGACAACTGGCTGATCACGGAGAAGGGACCGAGCGAGCGTCTCCACAAGACGCCCCAGCAGATCTTCTCCGTATAA
- a CDS encoding tripartite tricarboxylate transporter substrate binding protein, translated as MKTKFFLAVTVLLGFVALFSAVSHAAGYPDRNIQLIIPYVPGATGDITARMLAEELEKSLGGAKIIPNNKPGAGTVLGAEAVVRSKKDGYTLFYGGASPFVYAPIANPDVVHYDPAKDVEPLGFHYFFPTVVGVRADAPWKNFKEFVEYAKKHPGKIRITSIGVGSSTHFAIAMLESITGIQLTHVPFEGGESVVTAVLGGHVEATLDGYGKLKPHVEAGRMRILLIDPKKPDQPQIPTLKELGYKQNVPATWFALWAPAGIPEDARKVLIPAVEKAVKATKPKIDALGSICEYKSPAELKKLRDDEYKQMYEIAIKIGLRK; from the coding sequence ATGAAAACGAAGTTCTTTCTTGCGGTTACAGTACTGTTGGGTTTTGTTGCGCTCTTTTCCGCGGTTTCTCACGCCGCGGGATATCCTGATCGCAACATCCAGTTGATTATTCCCTACGTGCCGGGGGCCACCGGAGATATAACTGCAAGAATGCTTGCAGAAGAGCTGGAAAAGAGTCTCGGCGGCGCGAAAATTATTCCCAACAACAAACCGGGTGCCGGGACGGTTTTGGGGGCTGAGGCTGTTGTCAGGTCGAAGAAAGATGGGTACACGCTTTTTTACGGCGGCGCTTCGCCATTTGTCTATGCTCCCATAGCTAACCCTGATGTTGTTCACTATGATCCGGCAAAGGACGTAGAGCCGCTGGGGTTTCATTATTTCTTCCCTACGGTGGTAGGAGTCAGGGCAGATGCGCCCTGGAAAAACTTTAAAGAATTTGTGGAGTATGCCAAGAAGCACCCTGGAAAAATCCGTATCACCTCGATTGGTGTCGGTTCTTCTACCCACTTTGCTATAGCAATGCTCGAGTCTATCACGGGCATTCAGTTGACCCATGTGCCCTTCGAGGGCGGTGAATCGGTTGTCACCGCGGTATTGGGAGGACACGTAGAGGCAACGCTGGACGGTTACGGAAAACTGAAGCCCCACGTGGAAGCCGGCCGTATGAGAATTCTTCTGATCGACCCCAAGAAGCCTGATCAGCCCCAGATACCGACTTTGAAAGAATTAGGTTACAAGCAGAACGTGCCGGCGACATGGTTCGCGCTGTGGGCTCCGGCTGGGATACCCGAGGACGCGAGAAAGGTCTTGATACCGGCGGTCGAAAAAGCAGTGAAAGCCACAAAGCCGAAGATTGATGCCCTGGGGAGCATTTGTGAATACAAGTCCCCTGCGGAACTCAAGAAATTGAGGGACGACGAATACAAGCAGATGTACGAGATCGCTATCAAAATCGGTCTACGCAAGTAA
- a CDS encoding HDOD domain-containing protein — MQTREAFHHEMQQMQELSTIPVIVRKLLQIFDNPYLSLSDIAAFVSKDPVLTARLLQVVNSPFFGFKGRIGSVAQALLLLGLNQAKALLMGMRLFDFMKEMEGLWAHSIGCAIIAQITARRKRMREAKELFITGLLHDIGKVFMYLKLPDTYRSALEMAEKNRIPIIDAEQKLFQSTHPEVANWVFENWNLPRYFIEPIRYHHKPSLARTWPTRSALLHVADILTRARGFGSGGDSLVPLLDETAWTRLAMSRSEINSILWESEQFIHEARSFLADE; from the coding sequence ATGCAGACTAGAGAGGCCTTTCACCATGAGATGCAGCAGATGCAGGAACTCTCTACAATACCCGTTATAGTGAGGAAATTACTCCAGATCTTTGACAACCCCTACCTCTCGCTCAGCGACATTGCCGCGTTCGTATCAAAAGATCCGGTGCTCACCGCGCGCTTGCTGCAGGTTGTAAACTCGCCCTTCTTCGGCTTTAAGGGAAGGATAGGTTCCGTGGCGCAGGCGCTCTTGCTCCTTGGGCTTAATCAGGCAAAAGCGCTCCTCATGGGCATGCGTCTCTTTGATTTCATGAAGGAGATGGAGGGGCTCTGGGCTCACTCCATCGGATGCGCGATCATAGCGCAGATTACCGCACGGAGAAAAAGGATGCGAGAAGCCAAGGAGCTTTTCATTACGGGCCTGCTTCACGACATCGGGAAAGTCTTCATGTACCTGAAGCTTCCCGACACCTACCGGAGTGCTCTCGAAATGGCCGAAAAGAACAGGATCCCTATTATCGACGCAGAACAGAAGCTCTTCCAATCAACTCATCCAGAAGTTGCGAACTGGGTCTTCGAAAACTGGAACCTCCCCCGCTACTTCATTGAGCCCATCAGATACCATCACAAGCCTTCTCTTGCCAGGACCTGGCCGACGAGGTCCGCACTGCTGCACGTTGCAGATATCCTCACGCGGGCTCGCGGGTTTGGCTCCGGCGGTGATTCTCTTGTGCCACTTCTTGACGAGACGGCATGGACACGGCTGGCGATGTCCCGCTCGGAGATCAATTCTATCCTTTGGGAAAGTGAGCAGTTTATCCACGAGGCACGGAGTTTTCTCGCCGACGAGTGA
- a CDS encoding D-2-hydroxyacid dehydrogenase: MDQVKVLIFTRDVLQEKLLGMLRQVSPRLVIEAHSDKEEKNLGTGIWRDVEILFTTDPLPPEGAAPKLRWIQGYYAGVDRWGQLPFTLPYIFTTTSGIHVHVAELAVTLMLVFARKVRPLLENQQKAGWPPDRFSLFEPYELRDSTVGIIGYGVIGRQVGTICRAFGMRVLAADRPEVLTVEPPWRLPGSGTALPDRLYEPSDVESLLKESDYVVLCAPYTPQTHHMINAETLAVMKPTGVLINVGRGNLVDEEALIEVLKAGKIRGAGLDVYSKEPLPPSSPLWTLPSVVACPHVAGLSPHYLSRAMTLFAENLRRYLAGEPLLNVVQKERGY; the protein is encoded by the coding sequence ATGGATCAAGTAAAGGTGCTCATATTCACGCGTGACGTACTGCAAGAGAAGCTTTTGGGCATGCTCCGTCAGGTCTCGCCGAGGCTCGTAATCGAGGCCCATAGCGACAAAGAGGAGAAAAACCTCGGTACGGGTATCTGGCGCGACGTGGAGATACTTTTCACTACCGACCCTCTTCCTCCTGAAGGCGCTGCCCCCAAGCTTCGCTGGATTCAGGGGTACTACGCGGGCGTGGACCGCTGGGGCCAACTCCCTTTCACCCTCCCCTACATCTTTACCACCACCAGCGGCATTCACGTGCATGTTGCGGAACTTGCCGTAACGTTGATGCTGGTATTTGCCCGCAAGGTTCGCCCTTTATTGGAGAACCAGCAGAAGGCGGGATGGCCGCCGGACCGCTTCTCTCTTTTTGAGCCGTACGAGCTGAGGGATTCTACGGTGGGCATAATAGGCTACGGTGTGATCGGCCGCCAGGTGGGAACAATCTGTCGCGCCTTCGGTATGCGCGTGCTTGCAGCGGACCGGCCTGAGGTGCTCACGGTTGAGCCGCCGTGGAGGCTCCCGGGATCGGGAACTGCACTGCCGGATCGCCTTTATGAACCTTCCGATGTTGAGTCCCTATTGAAAGAGAGTGACTATGTGGTGCTATGTGCGCCTTACACGCCGCAAACCCACCACATGATCAACGCCGAAACCCTCGCTGTTATGAAGCCTACGGGAGTGCTGATAAACGTTGGTCGCGGCAATCTCGTTGACGAGGAGGCTCTGATCGAGGTGCTGAAAGCAGGTAAGATAAGGGGTGCGGGGCTTGACGTATATTCAAAAGAGCCGCTTCCTCCGTCGAGCCCACTGTGGACGCTTCCGAGTGTCGTCGCCTGCCCCCACGTGGCCGGGTTGAGCCCGCATTACCTCTCGCGTGCTATGACTCTTTTTGCGGAGAATCTCCGCCGTTACCTGGCAGGAGAACCCCTGCTCAACGTTGTGCAAAAGGAAAGAGGGTACTGA
- a CDS encoding M24 family metallopeptidase, producing the protein MMTPEQKEVVTLAISDAELERRWAAVRDRMKEEKIEALVMQDTNEWLGGYVKWFSDIPARNGYPMTVIFFVDDQMTTITCGGKPPGDLGPPAWTMRGVNNRLTAPYFPSLNYSNTYDAELTVQTLKSKKKTKIGIMGKGRISIAFYEHLVKSMPGATFADGTDLVDEIKAVKSSEEIELIKKACALQDEAMEWAKTIIKPGRKDFEIVADVVHKVTTLGSEEQLVIAGSGPLGKPTPMQKRHFQGRTLKENESFTLMIEVNGPGGMYAELGRIFFTGDVPAELSDAYELCREAQQVTLKLLKPGANPKDIWDANNEFLVKHGMLPETRLYAHGQGYDLVERPAIRDDEPMKLKANMNITVHPTIGSDRLWVWVCDNYLITENGVSPCLHKIPQKIFSV; encoded by the coding sequence ATGATGACCCCTGAACAGAAGGAGGTTGTAACGCTGGCAATTTCAGATGCTGAGCTGGAGCGCCGGTGGGCCGCGGTGCGGGACAGAATGAAAGAAGAAAAGATCGAAGCTCTGGTCATGCAGGATACCAACGAGTGGCTGGGCGGCTATGTGAAGTGGTTTAGCGACATCCCTGCCCGAAACGGTTACCCGATGACTGTTATCTTTTTCGTGGACGATCAGATGACAACGATTACGTGCGGTGGAAAACCGCCGGGAGACCTCGGACCTCCTGCCTGGACCATGAGAGGGGTTAACAACAGGCTGACAGCGCCTTATTTTCCGAGCCTCAATTACAGCAATACCTATGATGCCGAGCTCACGGTGCAGACTCTGAAGAGCAAGAAGAAAACCAAAATCGGCATTATGGGCAAGGGAAGAATCTCAATCGCCTTTTATGAGCACCTGGTCAAGAGTATGCCCGGGGCAACCTTTGCTGATGGTACCGACCTTGTTGACGAGATAAAAGCAGTGAAGAGCAGTGAGGAGATCGAACTGATCAAGAAGGCCTGTGCCCTTCAGGATGAGGCTATGGAGTGGGCGAAGACGATCATTAAACCGGGCAGAAAGGATTTTGAGATAGTTGCCGATGTCGTTCATAAGGTGACCACGCTCGGTAGCGAAGAACAGCTCGTCATTGCCGGATCAGGGCCGCTTGGCAAGCCAACGCCGATGCAGAAGCGCCATTTTCAGGGGAGGACGCTGAAGGAAAACGAATCCTTTACGCTTATGATCGAAGTGAATGGCCCCGGCGGCATGTACGCTGAATTGGGCCGGATCTTCTTTACGGGAGACGTGCCTGCAGAGCTTTCAGATGCGTATGAGCTCTGCAGAGAGGCACAGCAGGTGACGTTAAAGCTCCTCAAGCCGGGTGCAAACCCTAAAGACATCTGGGACGCGAATAACGAGTTCCTGGTCAAGCACGGCATGCTTCCGGAGACGCGCCTCTATGCGCACGGCCAGGGTTACGATCTGGTGGAACGGCCGGCAATCCGTGACGACGAGCCCATGAAACTGAAAGCGAACATGAACATCACCGTACATCCTACCATCGGCTCTGATCGCCTCTGGGTCTGGGTTTGCGACAATTATCTGATCACTGAGAATGGAGTGAGTCCGTGTCTGCATAAGATTCCGCAGAAGATTTTTTCGGTGTAA
- a CDS encoding response regulator has protein sequence MAHERILIVEDEKITATEIHQTVQELGYEPVGPVASGNDAVASALTLRPDVVLMDIVLKGPMDGIEAAEIIQRRDICPVIFVTAHSDRSTLDRAKVTAPFGYILKPISERELHTAIEMALYRHRMEEQLRESRGWFKTALANIDEAIIALDARGAVSFINPAAEALLSWPETEALGRSGLEVFNVIQEDMPGARLMSEKGDRQAFVRTRDEKVVPIVYRAAPVVNGTEEVRGMVLIFREPAGDQQNEVECALHFSG, from the coding sequence ATGGCACACGAGCGCATACTTATTGTCGAGGATGAGAAGATTACCGCCACGGAGATCCATCAGACCGTCCAGGAATTGGGCTATGAGCCCGTCGGCCCTGTAGCTTCAGGCAACGACGCTGTTGCTTCCGCCCTGACCCTGCGGCCGGACGTGGTCCTGATGGACATTGTCCTGAAGGGGCCCATGGATGGCATCGAGGCCGCCGAAATCATTCAGAGAAGAGATATTTGTCCGGTGATCTTCGTCACCGCCCACTCAGACCGGTCCACTCTGGACCGGGCAAAGGTGACAGCACCCTTCGGCTATATCCTCAAACCGATAAGCGAGCGCGAGTTGCACACAGCAATCGAGATGGCCCTCTACCGCCACAGGATGGAGGAACAGCTGCGGGAAAGCAGGGGGTGGTTCAAGACCGCCCTCGCTAACATCGATGAGGCGATCATTGCACTCGATGCGCGGGGTGCGGTCAGCTTCATTAATCCCGCTGCAGAAGCGCTCCTGAGCTGGCCCGAAACTGAGGCACTGGGAAGAAGTGGGCTCGAAGTATTCAATGTGATCCAGGAAGATATGCCCGGGGCACGGCTGATGTCTGAGAAAGGCGATAGACAAGCGTTCGTACGCACAAGGGATGAAAAGGTCGTGCCCATAGTATACCGAGCAGCTCCTGTGGTGAACGGGACCGAGGAGGTGCGGGGGATGGTACTCATCTTCAGGGAACCGGCGGGGGATCAGCAGAACGAGGTGGAATGTGCGCTTCATTTCTCTGGATAA
- a CDS encoding tripartite tricarboxylate transporter substrate binding protein: MTTRTVLVLTIITMVGFTVLSPSVSSAGYPDHNIQLIIPYVPGATGDITARMLLEELEKILGTKIIPNNKPGASAVLGTVAAVRAKKDGYTLLYVGASALVYAPVSNPEIVHYDPFKDLEPLGFHYYFPQTIAVRSDAPWKTFPELIDYAKQNPKKLRISTIGVGSTPHFMVEMIQGITGAQFTHVPFEGGESVMTALLGGHVEVTCDGLAKIKPHMDAGKMRVLVITNKMAAYPEFPTITELGYKQKLFGTWFAMYAGSGMPDEARKVLIPAIEKAVKITKPRIDKMGSIAEYKTPAEQRKMVDEEYKVAVEVAKNMGLRK, translated from the coding sequence ATGACTACGAGAACTGTTTTGGTTCTCACGATTATCACGATGGTGGGGTTTACTGTATTGTCGCCATCGGTCTCCTCCGCCGGGTATCCCGATCACAATATTCAGCTCATTATCCCGTATGTACCGGGCGCCACCGGAGATATCACGGCGAGAATGCTCCTGGAAGAATTGGAAAAGATTTTAGGGACAAAGATCATTCCGAATAACAAGCCGGGAGCCTCGGCCGTGCTCGGCACTGTTGCTGCAGTGAGGGCAAAGAAGGACGGCTATACGTTACTCTACGTGGGCGCGTCAGCCCTCGTGTATGCGCCTGTCTCAAATCCGGAGATTGTTCATTACGACCCGTTTAAAGACCTGGAGCCTTTGGGGTTTCATTATTATTTCCCCCAGACGATTGCCGTCAGATCGGATGCCCCCTGGAAAACCTTTCCGGAATTGATCGATTACGCCAAGCAGAATCCCAAGAAGCTCCGTATCAGCACAATTGGCGTAGGCTCCACGCCGCACTTCATGGTGGAAATGATCCAGGGCATCACAGGAGCCCAATTCACTCACGTTCCATTCGAAGGGGGAGAATCGGTGATGACAGCGCTTCTGGGCGGCCACGTGGAAGTCACCTGTGATGGGTTGGCCAAAATAAAGCCTCACATGGACGCAGGAAAGATGCGCGTTCTCGTGATCACCAACAAAATGGCTGCGTATCCTGAATTCCCGACTATCACCGAGCTGGGCTATAAACAGAAATTGTTCGGCACATGGTTCGCCATGTACGCCGGGTCTGGAATGCCCGATGAGGCGAGGAAGGTGCTGATCCCGGCCATCGAAAAAGCGGTAAAGATCACCAAACCCAGGATCGATAAAATGGGAAGTATCGCTGAGTACAAAACGCCGGCTGAGCAGAGGAAGATGGTCGACGAGGAGTACAAGGTTGCCGTTGAGGTTGCAAAGAACATGGGTTTGCGAAAATAG
- a CDS encoding NAD-dependent epimerase/dehydratase family protein, with the protein MKITIAGGAGCVGSCAAYRLAQDGFASEIVLLDSRRNVAEAHALDVEQAVVHRTRTRVRAGDVEDTAGSDVIIIAVGVWGRSPTPSRAHNLQQNVGLVLDLVRSLHAHSPSAFWMVVTTPVDALVHLIHRIFSIPREKVIGINRNDTSRVRWSIGKVLSVPATDVEAYVLGEHGDTQVHLLSRVSVAGKRVSLDTHQKEQVKSKITNFLSQWHQLQSGRTAGWATAESIGDIITSMASRDGRVWACATPLQGEYGLRDVSLGVPVRFAPGGVAEIVEYEMDLAERSGLELSAKAIKEQIKKGEALLAESAGVINELLSSLQQGGGKS; encoded by the coding sequence ATGAAGATCACTATAGCCGGTGGCGCAGGTTGTGTAGGTTCATGCGCAGCATACAGACTGGCCCAGGATGGATTTGCGTCTGAAATTGTCCTGCTCGATTCTCGCCGCAACGTGGCGGAGGCGCATGCTCTCGATGTTGAACAGGCGGTGGTCCACCGCACGAGGACGCGGGTGCGGGCAGGAGACGTGGAGGACACTGCCGGCTCGGACGTGATTATCATTGCGGTCGGCGTCTGGGGTCGCTCCCCTACACCCTCGCGCGCTCATAACCTTCAACAGAATGTGGGCCTGGTGCTGGACTTGGTGAGATCCCTTCATGCGCACTCACCGTCCGCTTTCTGGATGGTTGTCACCACGCCGGTGGACGCGCTCGTGCACCTGATCCATCGGATATTTTCCATCCCTCGTGAAAAGGTAATCGGCATCAACCGGAATGACACCTCCCGTGTGCGGTGGTCCATAGGCAAGGTACTGTCGGTTCCGGCGACTGACGTCGAGGCTTACGTGTTGGGGGAACACGGGGATACCCAGGTGCACCTGCTCAGCCGCGTCAGCGTGGCTGGCAAAAGAGTCTCGCTGGATACCCATCAGAAAGAACAGGTGAAAAGCAAGATCACCAATTTCTTGTCACAGTGGCATCAGTTGCAGTCGGGCCGGACAGCAGGCTGGGCAACTGCCGAATCGATCGGTGATATTATCACCAGCATGGCTTCACGCGATGGTCGTGTTTGGGCGTGCGCTACGCCTCTGCAAGGCGAATACGGCTTGCGCGACGTGAGTCTCGGCGTACCGGTGCGGTTCGCACCTGGCGGGGTGGCAGAAATTGTTGAATATGAGATGGATCTAGCCGAAAGGAGCGGCCTCGAACTTTCAGCAAAAGCAATCAAAGAACAGATCAAGAAAGGAGAGGCGTTACTCGCTGAGTCTGCAGGAGTAATAAATGAACTCCTCTCGTCATTACAACAAGGGGGTGGGAAATCATGA
- a CDS encoding tripartite tricarboxylate transporter substrate binding protein: protein MVKPIIFAALFLALATCLFPSPSCAAGYPDRNIQLIIPNVAGAQMDVTARLLATELEKILATKIIPNNKPGAGTVLGTEAAIRAKKDGYTLLYGSNAAFVTAPACTPEVVHFDPIKDAEPLGLHYFFPQTITVRSDAPWKTFTEFIDYAKKNPNKIRVSTTGVGSGPHLIVETIQAITGAKLTHVPFEGGESVITAVLGGHVEATCDTLAKVKPQVDAGKMRIFLLTRKMPGYPDVPTITELGYKQPLYGGWFGMYAPVGIPEEVKSILVPAVEKAVKITKPKIDALGSICEYKSPPEQKKMTEEEYKRAIEIAIRIGMRKQ, encoded by the coding sequence ATGGTAAAGCCGATCATTTTTGCCGCGCTCTTCCTAGCCCTCGCGACGTGTCTCTTTCCCTCGCCCTCCTGTGCTGCGGGTTATCCGGATCGCAACATACAGCTCATTATCCCGAATGTCGCAGGCGCACAGATGGATGTTACGGCAAGGCTGCTGGCAACCGAGCTGGAAAAGATCCTCGCTACAAAGATTATACCCAACAACAAACCAGGCGCGGGAACTGTTCTCGGCACGGAGGCTGCCATCAGGGCGAAGAAAGACGGGTATACCCTGCTCTACGGCAGCAATGCAGCGTTTGTCACCGCTCCTGCGTGTACCCCCGAGGTTGTGCATTTTGATCCGATTAAAGATGCCGAGCCTTTGGGGTTGCATTATTTTTTCCCCCAGACTATTACCGTCAGATCTGATGCGCCCTGGAAAACCTTCACCGAATTCATTGACTACGCGAAGAAGAATCCTAACAAGATCCGCGTAAGCACAACGGGTGTAGGGTCGGGGCCGCACCTCATCGTGGAGACGATTCAGGCTATTACCGGGGCCAAGCTGACCCATGTGCCCTTTGAGGGCGGGGAATCGGTGATTACTGCGGTTCTTGGCGGACACGTGGAGGCGACCTGCGATACACTGGCCAAAGTCAAACCACAGGTGGACGCGGGGAAGATGCGCATTTTCCTTCTCACGCGGAAGATGCCCGGCTATCCTGATGTGCCCACTATCACGGAACTGGGCTATAAACAACCTCTGTACGGCGGGTGGTTTGGGATGTATGCCCCCGTGGGTATTCCCGAGGAGGTGAAGAGCATTCTGGTGCCTGCAGTAGAGAAGGCAGTAAAAATTACAAAGCCAAAGATCGATGCCCTGGGGAGCATTTGCGAATACAAGTCTCCGCCGGAACAGAAAAAGATGACGGAAGAAGAGTACAAGAGAGCTATAGAGATCGCGATCAGGATAGGGATGCGGAAGCAATAA